The following are from one region of the Candidatus Methylomirabilota bacterium genome:
- a CDS encoding ABC transporter permease produces the protein MKSVTKTTPSQSEISFSRPTDDTLLVRLSGSWKMQDKLPSHTEVEQQVASGPRVKRVAFDTQGITAWDSVFVTFVLKILTQNTQNQIETDRAGLPEGVRRLLALATAVPEREGAAKKAVRIPRLVRVGKGTIAAVEEAKGMLAFLGEALLAFLTFLRGKARFRRSDLFLIIQESGANALGIVTLISFLVGLILAFMGGIQLRQFAAEIYVANLVGLGMIREMAPIMTGIIMAGRTGAAFAAQLGTMQVNEEIDALKVLGLSPMEFLVLPRMLALVLMMPLLTLYADLVSILGGLVVAQGFGISATEYLIQTMKAVHLHDLAVGLFKSAVFGVIVAVSGCLRGIQCGRSAQAVGEATTSAVVMAIVLIITLDGILAVVTDVIGI, from the coding sequence ATGAAAAGCGTGACGAAAACGACCCCCTCGCAAAGCGAGATCAGCTTCAGTCGTCCGACGGACGACACGCTGCTTGTCCGGCTCTCCGGGAGCTGGAAGATGCAGGATAAGCTGCCCTCGCACACCGAGGTAGAGCAGCAGGTTGCATCCGGCCCTCGGGTCAAGCGCGTCGCCTTTGATACCCAGGGTATCACGGCCTGGGATTCTGTGTTCGTCACCTTCGTGCTGAAGATCCTTACTCAGAACACACAGAACCAGATCGAGACGGACCGGGCGGGTCTGCCGGAGGGGGTGAGACGACTCCTGGCACTCGCCACCGCGGTTCCAGAGCGCGAGGGCGCGGCGAAGAAGGCGGTTCGTATCCCGCGTCTGGTCCGCGTCGGCAAGGGGACGATTGCTGCGGTCGAAGAAGCAAAGGGAATGCTCGCCTTCCTGGGCGAGGCCTTGCTGGCGTTCCTCACGTTCTTGCGTGGGAAGGCACGCTTCCGCCGATCGGACCTCTTCCTGATCATACAAGAGAGTGGTGCCAACGCGTTAGGCATTGTTACGCTCATCAGTTTCCTGGTGGGCCTGATCCTTGCGTTTATGGGGGGGATCCAACTGCGGCAATTCGCGGCAGAGATCTATGTGGCCAACCTTGTGGGACTGGGCATGATACGCGAGATGGCGCCCATCATGACTGGCATTATCATGGCCGGACGCACCGGGGCGGCGTTTGCCGCGCAGCTCGGCACGATGCAGGTGAACGAGGAGATCGATGCGCTCAAGGTCCTGGGGCTCTCACCCATGGAATTCCTGGTCTTGCCGCGCATGCTGGCACTCGTGTTGATGATGCCGCTGCTCACCTTGTATGCGGACCTTGTAAGCATCCTAGGCGGCCTCGTCGTGGCGCAGGGATTCGGTATCTCCGCAACGGAGTACCTCATCCAGACGATGAAGGCGGTCCACCTGCACGATCTTGCCGTGGGGCTCTTCAAGAGCGCGGTGTTTGGCGTCATCGTGGCCGTTTCCGGGTGCCTGCGGGGCATTCAGTGCGGGCGAAGTGCCCAGGCGGTCGGAGAAGCAACCACCTCGGCGGTGGTGATGGCCATTGTCCTCATCATTACACTTGACGGGATCCTTGCAGTTGTTACCGATGTGATCGGTATCTAG